The Fragaria vesca subsp. vesca linkage group LG2, FraVesHawaii_1.0, whole genome shotgun sequence genome includes a window with the following:
- the LOC101308437 gene encoding eukaryotic translation initiation factor 3 subunit L-like produces the protein MAAYDFDEPSATHRQASSDAPSQEPGYDPNHVPDSVKSFVVHLYRHIREKNVYEIHQMYETSFQAISERFFKDTPWPSVDAVAHYVDNDHVFCLLYREMWFRHLYARLQPTLKQRIDSWDNYCSLFQVVLHGVVNMQLPNQWLWDMVDEFVYQFQSFCQYRAKMKNKTEQEIALLRQFDQAWNVYGVLNFLQALVEKSAIIQILEQEKEGLEQFTATDGYDYNGGSNVLKVLGYFSMVGLLRVHCLLGDYHTGLKCLQPIDITQQGVYVSVIGSHITTIYHYGFANLMLRRYVEAIREFNKILLYIYKTKQYHQKSPQYEQILKKNEQMYALLAISLSLCPQVKLVEETVNSQLREKYGEKMIRMQRYDDEAFTIYDELFSYACPKFITPSAPSFEEPLVNYNQDAYRLQLKLFLYEVKQQQLLSGVRTFLKVYSSISLGNLAKYMEVDESKLRTILLTYKHKTHSVDTDGKTISNADVDFYMDDDWVYVTDSKPPKRYGDYFLRQIVKLEAAINDLDRIKLD, from the exons ATGGCGGCGTACGACTTCGACGAGCCATCGGCGACTCACCGCCAAGCCTCCTCCGACGCGCCGTCGCAGGAGCCCGGGTACGACCCGAACCACGTCCCTGACTCCGTGAAATCCTTCGTCGTCCATCTCTACCGCCACATCCGCGAGAAGAACGTCTACGAGATCCACCAGATGTACGAGACTTCGTTCCAGGCCATATCGGAGCGGTTCTTCAAGGACACGCCGTGGCCCTCCGTCGACGCCGTCGCGCACTACGTCGACAACGACCACGTGTTCTGCCTCCTCTACCGCGAGATGTGGTTCCGCCACCTCTACGCTCGGCTCCAGCCGACGCTGAAGCAGAGGATCGACTCCTGGGACAATTACTGTAGCCTATTCCAGGTGGTGCTCCACGGCGTCGTGAATATGCAGCTGCCGAATCAGTGGCTGTGGGACATGGTGGACGAGTTTGTGTACCAGTTTCAGAGCTTCTGCCAGTATCGGGCCAAGATGAAGAACAAGACTGAGCAGGAGATTGCTCTTCTCAGGCAGTTCGATCAG GCTTGGAATGTGTATGGAGTGCTTAACTTCTTGCAAGCTCTGGTGGAGAAGTCGGCGATTATTCAGATTCTGGAGCAGGAGAAGGAAGGGCTGGAGCAATTTACTGCGACGGATGGGTATGATTATAACGGTGGGAGTAATGTGTTGAAGGTGTTGGGGTATTTCAGCATGGTGGGGTTGCTGCGAGTGCATTGTCTTTTGGGGGATTATCATACTGGTCTGAAATGCTTGCAACCCATTGACATTACTCAGCAAGGGGTTTATGTGAGTGTGATTGGAAGCCACATTACCACCATATATCACTATGGTTTTGCCAATCTTATGTTGCGGAG GTATGTGGAGGCAATTCGGGAATTCAATAAGATTCTATTGTACATTTATAAGACCAAGCAATATCATCAGAAATCTCCACAATATGAGCAGATACTGAAAAAGAATGAGCAGATGTATGCCCTGCTGGCAATTAGCCTATCACTATGTCCCCAGGTTAAGCTTGTTGAAGAAACGGTGAACTCTCAGTTGCGTGAGAAGTATGGTGAAAAGATGATCAGAATGCAAAGATATGATGATGAAGCATTTACTATCTATGATGAGCTCTTCTCCTATGCATGTCCTAAGTTCATTACTCCTTCTGCTCCCAGTTTTGAGGAGCCTCTTGTTAATTACAACCAG GATGCGTATAGACTTCAGTTGAAACTGTTTCTGTATGAAGTGAAGCAGCAACAGTTATTGTCAGGTGTTCGGACTTTCTTGAAAGTCTATTCTTCCATCTCTCTTGGGAACCTTGCCAAGTACATGGAAGTGGATGAATCTAAGTTGAG GACTATCTTGCTAACATACAAACACAAGACACATTCAGTTGACACTGATGGAAAGACCATTTCCAATGCTGATGTGGATTTCTATATGGATGAT